The Clavelina lepadiformis chromosome 3, kaClaLepa1.1, whole genome shotgun sequence region TTTTGCTTCTCCGCTTGTGAAATAAACGAGAAAAACGAACGCCAAAGGAGCAAACtacaatggaaattgtttaatttccgCGTTTGACCACCTCATCCAAAATGGCAAAGCGCAAATTATTATGAAATGTGCTCTAATAACGTACAATAATAGCTGGTAATTTACGGTGTGCAAGTTTGAAacatattacaaaattattttgatgcCGATTAACCCGCTTTTTAggcaaaatattatgttttcCTAGATCATATAACCGATAAGTAAtcgcaaacaaaaaatggGATGAACGGTGGCCACGGCATTGCACCCAACGTTATTGCACACATACGCAATTGCACACGTTAGGGCTTTGGTACTGCAAGAAACAGGTATtgcaatatataataaaatataatacgtaagtaggcctaccatGAATAACAGTTAAATGATTTGGAAAAACATATTTAGCCTAACACTATATCGTTTATAAACGGAATTGCACCATAGATAAGTTATATAGGATGTCTATAATTTGCTGCCAGATGGAATTGCACCCACAGAGATTAAAGTAATACGAAATTACACCCAAATGAGATTGCACCGACCCGGAAACAGTCTCGTACCTAGGGTTTCAGTGCCTGGGAACAGAGGCAACATTTGCTTCCTCACTTGTCAAAATAAATGAGAAACACGAACATAAAAGAAGCGAATTATAATggaatttgtttaatttccaCGTTTGACCGGTACCGATGCTCGGTAGCGGTATTTTTGTACAGCGGGTCTTGTAGCAAGTGCAATTTTTGAGGGTATTATGACTCCGCTAAAGATTACCCCTGGTCAAAAAATATGCCAACTCACTCTTTGCGAACTTATCAGACatttataaattgaaaaagaacAAATGCGCTACATTTGGCACTAAGTTTTAactaaaatgaagttttaataACATACTTCTCAAAAtcttgaagtaatcattttaaaagtatttagtaccgggaccgacttatatttcttgaaaaaagtaccgcggtaccgTAATTCGGTATTACAGTACCACGGTATGCTCACCTCGGCTTAAACCAAACCTAAATCTTCCTTCCAGTCTAAATCtaatttcaaataattaaGCTTAAaccgtaaataactaaaatcaattttttacaTACCAGTTCTCCTAACTATAAACTAATGACTAATCGCCTATCTTTAAACATGGGCTGCCTGACCTACtctacaaaacgttttaagcGAAGCTCAGTAGCCAATGTGAACACCTCGTAGACTTTGTTGAGTCCCGCTTGAAAAAGCAAGCAGCGAGGGGTCATTTTAGGTAACGTAAAAGTCAGATTTGGAGTTAATTTTCTCTATGATATAAGTGACGTTTTATTAGGTTTCACCATCTTCGGGAATATGGGTGGTCTAATAGAAAATAACTTTGTAGACAGACAGTGGGTTATATAACCTACTGTAGGTTATAAGCTTATAATTTAGTTTGATGAACCTACTTAAGTATATGCAATAACAAATTAGCTATAAAAATTGACGAAGACATACACCTACCAATGCaagtatttcaaaaacaattagGTGTATAGCTTACTCTCAAGTAGCAGGAAATTAGTAGGCTATCAGCCTACTCGAGTACCATAAAATTGTAGGCCTACTCGAGTTTATTTTAACTGAATAAACCAGCACTGACGAGCTTGATCGTTGCATGAGACTGTAATGGAATGGGTGTATATGGTAGTTGAACTTGATAGTTttacccacttcactacaatgtttgcttGTCAAATTATTTATTGCGGTCGATgtatatgagtctcataaggtcgttgtctgctttttcAACCTCGGTCTTGATTGTTCACCTTAACGAATTATTGTCTTTTGAAGgtgacaacaaagttgtctaacttgacactgaacttcttcaaattgaattcaacagtAGTTTTCAcaagaatgacaactgtataaactgattatattgaagcttctttgaacgattacatttaGACATAACATTGGctcagcaacagcataaagacgtccatTTCACAGCATTGATCTTAGTAGACTTTTTGCTTATTGTCAACTGCATAATATTACTGATACTGATAATAATAAACGCTAATGAAAACTTATACTGCAAACTAAACGCATGCAAAAAAGGCAAGCACGACATCTACGTCACAACTTAACTTAACTCAACAATAGTCAGGAAGTTATTATGACGCAGTGTTACgtttcgctgattcgatactTGAAGACGAGAATTCCAAATCTTATTTAACCCgtatattacattaaatataatatcatcacaagaCCAACTACTGTAAAATGCTCTTCTGATTActgaaatttgataaaaactgtggcaaattaattattcctgcgtaacatttttgaaagaaaaactcACTCATAACACGGCTATACTAAAAATAAAGATAACAAACACTAGAGCAAAGACCTGCAAACAATCTAGTCTACTTTAGATAGCCTACAGGTTGGCTTATTTTGAGgtcattttatcaaaaaaagattttaaatttcgGGTTTCTTTCCAAGAACGTTCGACGTGTATTTGGCACCATTGTGGACCACGGCCTTCAAACCTCATTGATTGCCAGGTTTCGAGTAACTTGTCAGGAActttaacattaaaaaatcCAAAATTTCCAAACAGATGTCGCACTAATGGCTTCGTCACCCCGATATTATAATACAGTTCGTTGCTTTTGATTGAGTTTGAAGCCGGCTACAGAAAAACAGGGAAGAATCATCGTGTAATATCGGAAATTAGTTtttaatgtagcctatattctGGTGTGCTAGATTACAGCAAACAATCCAACAAATATCAAAcaacttttgacaaaaacttcTTATTGAACAGTTTCCTTAATCTTACCATAATGTTGCAATCGCCTTCATTAAGTTTTCGCCTCATGTAACCAGTTATCCAAACGTCATCCAGATATAAATATGGTGTTTTTCtcgaaatatgaaaaattctTCCAGCCATTTCCACCGACATCAAATACATTCCTCCACGGCAATGCTTTGGCCAATAACTGCCACTCATTTTTCCATAGGAAACATACCATTTGCTGAAAGGGATGCGGTTCGGGGAATCTTTTGCTTGGTAGCTATACACACAAACTATTGGCAGTTGTTCATAGCAAGGTCTTATATTAACGTTTGTGTCTTCTGGTACCAAGAGCGTATTCAGGTATTCAACCAGATTTTCAACATGTACAACCATGTCGTCATCTACAGATGAATAAATCCAATCATGAGTAAGATTGGAAGATGCCCATTGCATGCCAGCGAGAACTTTTTCCGGAACAGTTCTGCAAAAGTTGTTTAGTCAAAGAATATggaataatataataaaatgtACATAACTAAGTTATATAGCAAAGAATATAGCCTACGCAAATGCAATAGCAAATCCAAAAGAACAATATTTATAAAGTTTAAGTTCAAGAGATTATGTAGATGAGCATAAAGTGCTATACTGTATTTACTCTGCTGAATCCTCCGTattaaattgcaaaatatctCCGTGATGAGAACTTTCCTCTTCCAAACTCCCACGAAGATTTGGATCTTTTGTTGTCCCCATGAGAAACACAACCTGTCGAAAATACCAACGTTGAAAACAGACAAACACGCCATCGCGAAATTCCTAATGATTGGGTGAAGTAGTCTACCTCCAGCCTTATGGCGTCAACTAATTTCCAACTTCCCCAGGTTTGTCGAATTACATCTCTTCGGTCACGGTTTTTAGCGCTACTTTTTACCATCAAAACCATCGACCACTTGGCTGAATCTGCGGATGACAAAACcgttgtttttttaaacatgCTGCAAGGTAAGAATGGAAACACAGCATAGAAATTCAACCATACCCTCACGCATTCAATCCATCCACAAGAATACACAATCAGTAACAGAACTTGACGACGACGGTTATCCCAACAAACAAAAGAGACAAACATTTCCTTTAACAAATTACAGTTAAGATAAgatattaatgttttttttatatttttagttttcaaGTCTGTATATGAACTTTTTTGGATAGCATTTGTCATAGCCCATATGGCCTCGTCTGGATTTCGGTCACCACGCTTTTAGATATACAGGTCTATGACTCATATGCACTTCTACTAAGCTGATTGCAGTCAAAAAGAGTTTGAATTGTGATTCAGTCAGGGCAGGCAATGGAATGGAAGATGGAATGGAACGATAAATTCATTGTGGAATATGGAATTGCTAAAGTATGGAGTGGAATGAAAGATTTCATTTATGGAATGGAGCGAAGCTTCCATACTTTCCATACATTTTCCATGCTAAACTTTAATGTACATTCATACAATTGAACTAAGTTCATGCGTTCCCAGAACAGTATACGCGCACGCTCATTCACACAATCAAGTGCGTTTAacacaaatttgaaaattaagtGCATCGAccacaaacttttaaatttgtaataGTGTTGTTTCTTCCATTTTCGAAGGTGTTAACATCGTACAAAGTATGAAATGTGGAATGGAAGATCTTTGCGATGGAAAATTTCCATTCCATACCATAGCATAGCATGCCCTGGATTTAATTACCACAAAATGCTAAAGACGCGCAATATTAGACATATACAACCAAACTCAGGCCGTCTGTTAGCCTATTCTCTTATACAAGGGCGTGTGTCACGAAATTCGAATCCTGTCATAAAACAGCGCTCGTGCACACGAAAAACGCGCATACCGAGACTACGTTATTGGTTACGGTACAATCGATTCGCCTTACACTGCTTTTTCTCAAATTAATTCCAACCGGTTCAGGTGGgctattttgtcaaaaatactAGATGTCGAACCGATGGTATAAGAACTGATAGCTGAAACAGGTATAACTACCTGAAGATTCTTTACAGTTGTGCCGTGGCTCTAATAATGACCATGGTTGCATCAAGAACGTTGCCAATTCCCTTTCTTCGTCAGTCTCAGTCATGTACGCTCCATCCACCACCGTTGTGTCGGCGGTTTTAAGGAATTTGATTGGTCGAAGAGGTGCGAACTCGGGGGATGTACCTTGCATGGAGTTGTGACCGTAGTCTGCAAGAACAAGTTGCCAGTTAATTCACAAATTCTTGTATATCGTCGCAGCTTCTTGGAAAGACAACCCACATGAGACTTGTGCTAAACACAGGACCAAGATTGACCTAACCCCAAAACTGGACTTTTTAGAGTATACCTTAAAGTaaattaaactgttttttttttattaaaacttttacagCTTGTAACTATATTTAAAgcttgtttcagaaaattaacaaacaatagtTCAACTAGTCACTATATGTGTTTATACTAGCGaaagttttccaaaaaattgccAAAGTTTCATAGCCTAAAAAGCTTAATTATAAAGGAATTTAATAACTTGCTCCGGTCCCTTTAAACATacttgttgcagttacttgcAAAGCTACAGTGCCCTATACAAGGAAAGGGAATTTACGTAAGTTGCCGCATCCTAAGTCGCGCGGGTTAACAAGGAACGCGTTTGTTTTAGGCAGATGTGCTCGTTAGAAAATTAAGCAACATTTCCCCCAAAAGCCGCCCCTATAAATTGAAAACTTCCCACGCTCAAGATAGATTCAAGATAGCTTGTGAAAGGAAATACGTTACAGATCTTAGTATGACGATGTACGCTTATAGTTCTAGGGAGCGCCTGCTTTATTTAGCAGGAAATTTATCTAACCCCTTTATCTATATGAatgaataaaagtatatcataGACTACCCAGACCGTACTACTAATAAAATGACTGCAACATTGCTATACCTTGTTCTGCAAGCTCCAGCATTAATTTACAAACGGAGGTAGGGTGTGCGTCATAACGGTGCATTCTTTGATCGCCAAAAATAGAACATAAATAACTAAACACCCTTTGTGAGGTGGCATCAGAGAAAAGTATCGGTGACTTTACGTTTAACTGATCGTTCGCaaagaaatgaaatgtttgtaattcAGTTGGTCAATAAACTAACAACTAAGATTTAATGACTTGCATCAAGTTACTTTCCCtagactcaagtcaagtcatttcaagctgtgactcgagtcattacaacactgatgCTAATACATACTATTTGGAAGCGGTTATGTGCTTTTTGAgttgaaaaaaagaaactgtTTGGTCGGAAATTTGGTCACGATACGCGTAGCTTCCAATTGATAAGATGTGgaacttaaattaaaaatgcatgTTCAGATTGGTTATAGCTGGTGAAGCGATAGACGATGCGTGTTGTAAGAGAGAGTGTTCAACTAGTTCAATCCAGGCTAAATATAAAACTCTTTGCAGCTTTACGAGTGCAGTTATCTATGTCTTATTAACGGGAGTAAAAGATTGGCACTTTGCCTCAGTATGTCgttgagtttttttttgtagtgCTTATTACCCACAGTCAAGAAAAACATTGTACTATACAACAGTTATACAGGTACTAAAACGacccttgtgaattatatgatgaaaaaggtttaattgacgttcccaaaagttttaacgcgactctaaatgtttattagagtctaataagtaaataacaggAGAacaacagttaaacaataaaaggtttctgaCATGCCTTTTGAAAAAGATGATTCAAATATTATCAGAAACTAGTCCACAATTGTATAAAAGAAATATGCAGTTAAAAACATTGCTAATTTGCCGTATTTGAATGTAGTTCATCTCTACCCaactttaaatgaaaacaCACGTAAAACCCGGAAACAAATGCAGCAGTTGCTAAATCAATGTCAGGGTTGCGCTAAGTCGACAACGTGAGCTTCGCGactcaaaattaaaatcaatagtTCATCAGTCAGAATGGAACAATTCGGCTTCGCGAATAAAGACACTGCTGGCGAATGAAATGCAGCTGAAGTGCAGACTCCTGAAAGATCCGAACGTAGAATGATCGCCACCTAAAAACTCTTGCGCATAAACAAACCAGATAGAACAAACTTGAGCCATATCGTACAAAATGAGCGTGGAGCGTTAATTTCtaaacaactgcgaaagcaatGACGTGTCATCTCAGGAAGTAAGTTTACAGACGACAAATCAGAAGCCAGGACGGGCAGAAAAGCGTTGTAGCCTATAGAGTGTGTGCCATAAAGAAAGTTATACCAAATACAAATACGTGCGGGATAAGGACAATTCCGACCTACGTGAACTTGGTTACCAGTTACTTGTTCATTACTTATATTTGCAGTTGAAGAGGGTTGTTATTTCAATCACGTGACCGGTCGTTCAGAGAATTCTCCAAActatttattttgcaatttggttgtttttttgcatCACATTTGCGCGTGTGTGTGCATGCGTGCGGATATTTTAAACGCATGTGCGCACACATAGTACTTACAATCAATCTTTTAATTGTCTTAATCTTCTAAGTCTTCCTGGTCATCTGTTCTTGTCGCCTTTTTATACAGTGATGTTTTTAGTGCTTCGAGTCTTGGCAAAAGTGAACGTGAAACAATCAGTTAAGTTTGGTTGTTACACACTCACTTATGCCATTCCTGGGATGAGGGACCGTGTTGTTACAAAACTTTGCTTCAAGTTTTTATTGATAATAAACGTATTATTAAGCTTTACAGTACTTCAATAGCTGTCGTATTAGCAGCTACGTGAGGTACTTCTTCCTTATAAGTATGACAAGGTATAAACATAATACCGTGTTGTTTAGCGGTTTATTAATGTTGATTTTCCTTTCACATTTCCAATGTTTCAGAAAtgacaaataaataataatcaatagACATGTGCATGTTGCGCCGTTTGGTTTGCAGATGTTATGGGTACACGAACTCTCTATGAGAACTTGTGGCGACTAAACACGTTTCAACCTGATTACgatgttaaacaaaatttaaacggaTGAAAGTTCTTTATTGGTGGTTCCTATCAAGCAATTATTACTAAATTCGCTACAGTGGATAAAGCTTGGAAACTACGGGAAGCTATTGTTATTAACCAATCGTTCGTATTAACAGGTTCTAAACAGTCTGGTAATCTGGTTTGATTTTagtaaaacaaattcaaacaaactCATACCAACTGTATATAGCGTCTAGAGTAGACTCTAGACTATATAGATCTTGAATGTAAAATCTACTTTTTTCCAGGTTGGCCAATGCTGCACTTAAGATTCTTGACAAGATCATTTAGAGTTAGACGGATCCCGTAGCAATTATCTTACGCAAAAAAGTGGATACCGTAGTTATAGAATGTCAATATTCCGTTGGAAACTTCGGTACTCAGTACTTGCTCTGCTTTGTATGTGTCTATTTTACCTGATGATCGGTAGCAGAAGGAACACTGGAGCGCTACTTAGGTAAGATA contains the following coding sequences:
- the LOC143449798 gene encoding beta-1,3-galactosyltransferase 5-like; translation: MGTTKDPNLRGSLEEESSHHGDILQFNTEDSAETVPEKVLAGMQWASSNLTHDWIYSSVDDDMVVHVENLVEYLNTLLVPEDTNVNIRPCYEQLPIVCVYSYQAKDSPNRIPFSKWYVSYGKMSGSYWPKHCRGGMYLMSVEMAGRIFHISRKTPYLYLDDVWITGYMRRKLNEGDCNIMVRLRKLFNKKFLSKVV